One Natronobacterium texcoconense DNA window includes the following coding sequences:
- a CDS encoding ATP-binding protein yields MERHRAPFSAIVGQEELKRALLTVAVDDGLDGLLVQGEKGTAKSTAVRGLVDLLPEQRAVADCPYGCPPDDPASQCETCRSRDPDDLAVETRPVPLVTLPLGATRERVVGTLSVANALEGEAEFDPGLLARANRGFLYVDEVNLLEDHLVDVLLDAAASGVNRVERDGVSVSHPADFTLIGTMNPEEGELRPQLRDRFSLQATVTGCRDPEDRIEIIDRALERNVDPETFADNYEADTAARRTQLREARDLLETVALPDEFKRDIAELCLEAGVDGHRGDIAIARTARTLAALDGRRKVIEPDVEEAARLALPHRLQSRPFEDAPDPEDVLEDHFDEEDEERDGEGEADEPEASSDEASEDDEPQTDARGDSEDDGSGDSSDTGSSGANGSSQPSNDALDDDDGDGDGGTQDTDAPAEGDDEDEATPLVPGQQRAEIGDAERPTVDDVEADTSTRGDGARVRARASDRGRGARVRTERATADESVDAAASVRAAATDGRTHVEEGDLRKSVRQSRAGSLIVFVVDASASMRPAMAEAKGTVMNLLQDAYEHRDEVAFVAVAGEEAEAVLPPTDSVTLAARHLKELPTGDRTPLPSGLEEATRLVTRTDADASLVVVVTDGRANVAEGSPTASTREAARRLARTDSEVVVVDAGDDGAGLIGILEAETGGKRIPLSELSAERVAETASAIGRGENTVQRDK; encoded by the coding sequence ATGGAGCGTCACCGAGCGCCGTTTTCGGCGATCGTCGGACAGGAGGAACTGAAGCGGGCGCTGCTCACCGTCGCGGTCGACGACGGGCTCGACGGCCTGCTCGTCCAGGGTGAGAAGGGGACCGCGAAGTCGACGGCCGTCCGCGGACTCGTCGACCTGCTGCCCGAGCAACGGGCCGTCGCGGACTGTCCGTACGGCTGTCCACCCGACGATCCGGCCAGCCAGTGTGAGACGTGTCGCTCACGCGATCCCGACGACCTCGCAGTAGAAACCCGGCCCGTCCCCCTGGTGACGCTCCCGCTCGGGGCGACCCGCGAGCGCGTCGTCGGCACGCTCTCGGTCGCCAACGCCCTCGAGGGCGAGGCCGAGTTCGATCCCGGCCTGCTCGCACGGGCGAACCGTGGCTTCCTCTACGTCGACGAGGTCAACCTGCTCGAGGACCACCTCGTGGACGTCCTCCTCGATGCAGCCGCGAGCGGCGTCAATCGCGTCGAGCGCGACGGCGTGAGCGTCTCTCATCCCGCCGACTTCACCCTGATCGGGACGATGAACCCCGAAGAGGGCGAGTTGCGGCCACAGCTTCGGGATCGATTTTCCCTCCAGGCGACCGTAACCGGCTGTCGTGACCCCGAGGACCGGATCGAGATCATCGACCGCGCACTCGAGCGAAATGTCGATCCCGAGACGTTCGCTGACAACTACGAGGCTGACACCGCCGCTCGACGAACGCAGTTACGCGAGGCCCGAGACCTGCTCGAGACGGTCGCCCTTCCCGACGAGTTCAAACGCGACATCGCCGAACTCTGTCTCGAGGCGGGCGTCGACGGCCACCGGGGAGACATCGCCATCGCCCGTACTGCCAGAACGCTCGCTGCGCTGGACGGTCGACGGAAGGTGATCGAACCCGACGTGGAGGAAGCCGCTCGGCTGGCGCTTCCACACCGTCTCCAGAGTCGACCGTTCGAGGACGCGCCGGACCCGGAGGACGTACTCGAGGATCACTTCGACGAAGAGGACGAGGAGAGAGACGGCGAGGGCGAAGCCGATGAACCGGAAGCGAGCAGCGACGAAGCGAGTGAGGACGACGAGCCCCAAACCGACGCTCGAGGCGACAGCGAAGACGACGGCTCCGGCGACTCGAGTGACACCGGCAGTAGCGGCGCTAACGGCTCGAGCCAGCCTTCGAATGATGCCCTCGACGATGACGACGGAGACGGAGACGGTGGGACACAGGATACGGACGCGCCAGCCGAGGGCGACGACGAAGACGAGGCGACACCGCTCGTCCCGGGCCAGCAACGGGCCGAAATCGGTGATGCAGAACGGCCGACTGTCGACGACGTCGAGGCCGACACCTCGACTCGAGGCGATGGCGCTCGAGTGCGCGCACGGGCGTCGGATCGGGGCCGTGGCGCGCGGGTGCGGACCGAGCGTGCAACTGCAGACGAGTCGGTCGACGCGGCCGCGTCGGTCCGGGCCGCCGCGACTGACGGCCGGACACACGTCGAGGAAGGGGACCTCCGCAAGTCCGTCAGGCAATCTCGAGCCGGTTCCCTGATCGTCTTCGTCGTCGACGCCAGCGCCTCCATGCGTCCGGCGATGGCCGAGGCCAAGGGGACGGTCATGAACCTGCTGCAGGACGCCTACGAACACCGCGACGAGGTGGCGTTCGTGGCCGTCGCCGGCGAGGAGGCCGAAGCCGTGTTGCCGCCGACCGACAGCGTCACGCTCGCCGCTCGCCATCTGAAAGAACTCCCGACCGGCGACCGGACGCCGCTGCCGTCGGGTCTCGAGGAAGCGACCCGCCTCGTGACGCGAACCGACGCCGACGCGAGCCTCGTGGTCGTCGTGACCGACGGGCGGGCAAACGTCGCGGAGGGGAGTCCGACGGCGAGCACGCGAGAAGCAGCGCGTCGACTCGCTCGAACCGATTCCGAGGTCGTGGTCGTCGACGCCGGCGACGACGGGGCGGGATTGATCGGCATCCTCGAGGCCGAAACCGGGGGGAAACGGATACCGCTCTCGGAGCTCTCAGCCGAGCGAGTGGCAGAAACTGCATCGGCGATCGGACGCGGAGAAAATACAGTTCAGAGAGACAAATGA
- a CDS encoding energy-coupling factor transporter transmembrane component T family protein produces MLSYEPDDTLAHRLDPRSKLAVQMGFAVTALAHTSLPALLALSAVTAGILAVAGVSLLRTLYAYRFALVIIAIAPLVAAVTLGPPWIDVSDGLASARASYRVLLILLVSAAYVRSTPVRDSRAAIQRTIPGKPGQLLGVGIALVFRFLPVLQADVRTIRQASAARLGTERGAVDRASRLGLLSVTRAFDRADRLSLALQARCFAWNPTLPSLSFSRLDVPVLGVALLLAVTAVL; encoded by the coding sequence ATGTTGAGCTACGAACCCGACGACACGCTGGCCCATCGACTCGATCCGCGGTCGAAGCTGGCGGTCCAGATGGGGTTCGCCGTGACTGCGCTGGCTCACACGAGCCTGCCTGCGTTGCTCGCACTGTCGGCCGTCACTGCCGGAATCCTGGCCGTTGCAGGCGTTTCGCTTCTGCGGACGCTGTACGCCTACCGGTTCGCACTGGTGATAATCGCGATAGCGCCGCTCGTCGCCGCCGTGACGCTTGGCCCACCCTGGATCGACGTCTCGGACGGCCTCGCGTCCGCGCGCGCCAGCTATCGCGTGTTGCTCATCCTGCTGGTCAGTGCCGCTTACGTTCGGTCGACACCCGTACGCGACTCTCGGGCTGCGATCCAGCGGACGATCCCGGGCAAACCGGGGCAGCTACTGGGCGTCGGGATTGCCCTCGTCTTCCGGTTTCTCCCCGTCCTGCAGGCCGACGTCCGGACGATCCGCCAGGCGTCGGCTGCTCGTCTCGGCACCGAACGCGGCGCGGTCGATCGGGCGAGTCGACTCGGACTGCTCAGTGTTACCCGGGCGTTCGATCGGGCCGATCGGCTCTCGCTGGCCCTGCAGGCCCGCTGTTTCGCCTGGAATCCGACGCTGCCATCGCTATCCTTCTCCCGACTCGACGTGCCCGTACTGGGAGTCGCACTTTTGCTCGCCGTGACTGCGGTTCTCTAG
- the cobN gene encoding cobaltochelatase subunit CobN, giving the protein MPTIGLYTATENELGAIQEAADRLEGIDLEVRSESDLEDEAELEAYIEALESVDAAVFWLHGAEDSMPGYDLATERLEDAGVPLVVKSTGDAYAFEDTTVAESDREQVYEYLERGGTVNVANCCRYLAAAYGDYDGDYDDPVELPTEGVYHPDYPAVEYEELLETHDDEKPTIGVWFYESHWTHANTRYVDALVRALEDRDVNVLPAFCNPATDEEGQENAEWVARNWFSDEDGPIVDAVVSSFMFSLGMSERGRSASDEGNTEDIFLEELGVPVLQAITTMRSRSRYEASDTGVMGFELALSVALPEFDGNVVTHPVSGKERMDDEAGVGSAPKQHFPIEDRIDHVASLAVNWAQLRHTPNEEKNVAVVLHNYPPSDDGIGTAFGLDSPESTINLLEELEARGYDLENRPEGGGELIDELTSQLTLEDRWVAPEDVRELSVDTVSSEQYAEWFEDADDRFQEHVVEEWGEPPERPFAIPGMECGNVLVTVQPPRGFGMDPSKVYHDSDLQPPHDYYAFYAWLREEFEADAVVHLGTHGSLEWLPGKTVGLNGESAPDALVADLPNVYPYIVNNPGEGTQAKRRSYAAIVDYLTPVMRAAGTYDDLAELEELASEYREAGMEDARSDEGEHLERLLREKVEELDLAVELGIAGTVDEKADVRGPDEAGSTLAEGDVDGDEVDIDELVERIHEYLTDVKTTQIRMGLHTMSEPPEGERLVEYLVALTRLENPGAPSLRESVAGALGVDYETMLESPGEYDEELGMTYAEAADVVYEQSVELIETLAAHDFDVPVSELEGGPEDEVNVNLLIVDLETIGDAKAKPGAHDDLREVLAFICEKAQPRVQGADEEVPRTVDALEGKYVPPGGSGAPTRGGVDLLPTARNFYTLDPRKVPAKAAWQVGKEVAEGVLERHYDESATPEESREGGEAAGAGEYPEEIGVVAWGTPTIRTRGETIAQVLAMMGVEPVWTDAGRIDDVEPIPLEELGRPRVDVTTRVSGLFRDAFPAAAGVIHDAVDAVVDLDEPHEMNYVKKHVEEETAELEDDGLEESDALKAAKHRVFTTKPGGYGAGTNKAVDEGNWEDRSDLADVYVQWGGYAMGSRGRVSDAHDAFERRLSSVDATVKIEDTMEQDEFDSSDWYAFHGGFISAVSEVSGEEPASYVGDSSDPDNVSVYTNEEKVRKAMRARVLNPDWLESMEEHGYKGAGDLSTTVDVTLGWDATTGVISDRLWEDVADAYAFDEDRQEWMKDVNPWALESITATLLEAIDRGLWDADDDIEDRLRDINLSVEGDLEARTTNELTEVTNDD; this is encoded by the coding sequence ATGCCGACCATCGGGTTATACACGGCGACCGAAAACGAGTTGGGCGCGATACAGGAGGCCGCGGACCGGCTCGAGGGAATCGACCTCGAAGTTCGCTCCGAGAGCGACCTCGAGGACGAGGCCGAACTCGAAGCGTACATAGAGGCACTCGAGTCCGTCGACGCGGCGGTCTTCTGGCTTCACGGGGCCGAAGACAGCATGCCAGGGTACGATCTGGCGACCGAGCGACTCGAGGACGCGGGCGTCCCACTGGTCGTGAAATCGACCGGCGACGCCTACGCGTTCGAGGACACGACGGTCGCCGAAAGCGACCGCGAGCAGGTCTACGAGTACCTCGAGCGCGGCGGGACGGTCAACGTCGCGAACTGCTGTCGGTACCTCGCGGCGGCGTACGGCGACTACGATGGCGACTACGACGATCCCGTCGAATTGCCGACGGAGGGCGTCTACCACCCCGACTACCCCGCCGTCGAGTACGAGGAACTGCTCGAGACCCACGACGACGAGAAGCCGACGATCGGCGTCTGGTTCTACGAGTCCCACTGGACGCACGCCAACACGCGCTACGTCGACGCGCTCGTCCGGGCGCTCGAGGACCGAGACGTGAACGTCCTGCCAGCGTTCTGTAATCCGGCGACCGACGAGGAGGGTCAGGAGAACGCCGAGTGGGTCGCGAGAAACTGGTTCAGCGACGAGGACGGGCCGATCGTCGACGCCGTCGTCAGTTCCTTCATGTTCTCGCTGGGGATGAGCGAACGGGGCCGGTCGGCCAGCGACGAAGGAAACACGGAGGACATCTTCCTCGAAGAACTGGGCGTTCCAGTCCTGCAGGCGATCACGACGATGCGCTCGCGGTCTCGCTACGAGGCGAGCGACACGGGCGTGATGGGGTTCGAACTCGCACTGTCCGTAGCGCTGCCGGAGTTCGACGGCAACGTGGTCACTCATCCCGTCAGCGGAAAGGAGCGGATGGACGACGAGGCCGGCGTCGGCAGCGCGCCGAAACAGCACTTCCCGATCGAGGACCGGATCGACCACGTCGCCTCGCTGGCAGTCAACTGGGCACAGCTTCGTCACACGCCCAACGAGGAGAAGAACGTCGCCGTCGTCCTCCACAACTACCCGCCGAGCGACGACGGCATCGGGACCGCCTTCGGCCTCGACAGCCCCGAGAGCACGATCAACCTGCTCGAGGAACTCGAGGCCCGCGGCTACGACCTCGAGAATCGGCCCGAGGGCGGCGGGGAACTAATCGACGAGTTGACTTCGCAACTCACGCTCGAGGATCGGTGGGTCGCTCCCGAGGACGTCCGCGAATTGAGCGTCGACACCGTCTCGTCCGAGCAGTACGCGGAGTGGTTCGAGGACGCGGACGACCGCTTCCAGGAACACGTCGTCGAGGAGTGGGGCGAACCGCCGGAACGCCCGTTCGCGATTCCGGGCATGGAGTGTGGCAACGTTCTCGTGACCGTTCAGCCGCCCCGCGGGTTCGGGATGGATCCCTCGAAGGTCTACCACGATTCCGACCTGCAGCCGCCACACGACTACTATGCGTTCTACGCGTGGCTGCGCGAGGAGTTCGAGGCCGACGCCGTCGTCCACCTCGGCACCCACGGCAGCCTCGAGTGGCTCCCCGGCAAGACGGTCGGATTGAACGGCGAGAGCGCCCCCGATGCGCTCGTCGCCGACCTCCCGAACGTCTACCCCTACATCGTCAACAATCCCGGCGAGGGAACTCAGGCGAAACGCCGTTCGTACGCCGCTATCGTCGACTACCTCACGCCCGTGATGCGTGCCGCGGGAACCTACGACGACCTGGCCGAACTCGAGGAGCTGGCGAGCGAGTACCGCGAAGCCGGGATGGAAGACGCGCGAAGCGACGAGGGCGAGCATCTCGAGCGTCTGCTCCGGGAGAAAGTCGAGGAACTAGATCTCGCAGTGGAACTCGGTATTGCAGGAACGGTAGACGAGAAAGCCGACGTTCGTGGTCCCGACGAGGCTGGGTCGACTCTGGCGGAGGGCGACGTAGACGGCGACGAGGTCGATATCGACGAACTCGTCGAACGCATCCACGAGTACCTCACCGACGTCAAGACGACCCAGATCCGGATGGGGCTGCATACGATGAGCGAACCCCCCGAGGGCGAGCGACTCGTCGAGTATCTCGTCGCGCTCACTCGTCTCGAGAACCCCGGCGCGCCGAGTCTGCGCGAAAGCGTTGCGGGGGCGCTGGGCGTCGACTACGAGACGATGCTCGAGTCGCCAGGCGAGTACGACGAGGAACTCGGCATGACCTACGCCGAGGCAGCGGACGTCGTATACGAGCAAAGCGTCGAGTTGATCGAGACGCTCGCGGCCCACGACTTCGACGTTCCCGTCTCCGAGTTGGAGGGTGGTCCCGAAGACGAGGTCAACGTCAACTTGCTGATCGTCGACCTCGAGACGATCGGTGACGCGAAGGCGAAACCGGGCGCACACGACGACCTGCGGGAGGTGCTGGCGTTCATCTGTGAGAAAGCCCAGCCCCGCGTCCAGGGGGCCGACGAGGAGGTTCCACGGACTGTCGACGCCCTCGAGGGCAAGTACGTCCCACCGGGAGGGTCGGGCGCACCCACCCGCGGCGGCGTCGACCTGCTGCCGACCGCGCGAAACTTCTACACGCTCGATCCGCGCAAGGTGCCGGCGAAAGCCGCCTGGCAGGTCGGCAAGGAGGTCGCCGAGGGTGTGCTCGAGCGCCACTACGACGAGAGCGCGACTCCGGAGGAGTCGCGAGAAGGCGGCGAAGCCGCCGGAGCGGGCGAGTATCCCGAGGAGATCGGCGTCGTCGCCTGGGGCACCCCCACGATCCGCACGCGCGGGGAGACCATCGCCCAGGTGCTCGCGATGATGGGCGTCGAACCCGTCTGGACCGACGCGGGCCGGATCGACGACGTCGAGCCGATTCCGCTCGAGGAACTGGGCCGGCCGCGAGTCGACGTGACGACTCGGGTTTCGGGCCTGTTCCGGGACGCCTTCCCCGCGGCCGCGGGCGTGATTCACGATGCGGTGGACGCTGTCGTCGATCTCGACGAACCGCACGAGATGAACTACGTGAAAAAGCACGTCGAGGAGGAAACTGCCGAACTCGAGGACGACGGACTCGAGGAATCCGACGCCCTGAAAGCCGCGAAGCATCGCGTCTTCACCACGAAACCCGGCGGCTACGGGGCCGGGACGAACAAGGCCGTCGACGAAGGCAACTGGGAGGATCGCTCGGACCTCGCCGACGTCTACGTCCAGTGGGGTGGCTACGCCATGGGGTCGAGAGGGCGCGTCTCCGACGCCCACGACGCCTTCGAGCGGCGACTCTCGAGCGTCGACGCCACCGTGAAGATCGAGGACACGATGGAACAGGACGAGTTCGACTCCTCGGACTGGTACGCCTTCCACGGCGGATTCATCTCCGCCGTCTCGGAGGTCTCGGGCGAAGAGCCCGCTTCCTACGTCGGCGACTCCTCGGACCCCGACAACGTCTCGGTCTACACCAACGAGGAGAAGGTCCGGAAGGCGATGCGGGCCCGCGTCCTGAACCCCGACTGGCTCGAGTCCATGGAGGAACACGGCTACAAGGGTGCCGGCGACCTCTCGACGACGGTCGACGTCACGCTCGGCTGGGACGCCACGACGGGCGTAATCAGCGACCGACTCTGGGAGGACGTCGCCGACGCGTACGCCTTCGACGAGGATCGACAGGAGTGGATGAAAGACGTCAACCCGTGGGCACTCGAGTCGATCACGGCGACGTTGCTCGAGGCGATCGACCGAGGGCTCTGGGACGCAGACGACGATATCGAGGACAGACTGCGTGACATCAACCTCTCCGTAGAGGGCGATCTGGAGGCGCGAACGACGAACGAGCTGACGGAGGTAACCAACGATGACTGA
- a CDS encoding DUF7344 domain-containing protein — MKSCRNPELVDEFLTVLSDCRRRTVVLYLRDTTDGTATFPELATQLATNCSNARDEDAEMIRLVHQVLPALVDHSVVEYDVRSEVVRYRPTAFVEDVFECLEEYGPAGNE; from the coding sequence ATGAAATCTTGCAGGAACCCGGAGCTAGTTGACGAATTTCTCACCGTTCTCTCTGACTGCCGCCGACGGACTGTCGTTCTCTACCTCCGCGATACGACCGACGGGACGGCGACGTTCCCAGAACTCGCGACGCAACTCGCTACCAACTGCTCGAATGCCAGAGACGAAGACGCCGAAATGATTCGTCTCGTCCACCAGGTACTGCCAGCACTCGTAGACCACAGCGTGGTCGAGTACGACGTCCGAAGCGAGGTCGTCAGATACCGTCCGACCGCGTTCGTCGAAGACGTTTTCGAGTGTCTCGAGGAGTACGGGCCGGCAGGGAACGAATAA
- a CDS encoding cobalt-precorrin-7 (C(5))-methyltransferase, with protein MSDGYDLESGPDPATFAAADPEPDIDGSAVDPVYAVGVGPGNLEYLTPRGERAIREADVVVGFSTVVEFVADRTDAELLTCGYSDEGETLETFAERVAAGKSGTAVAMGDPNHSGYQFVGKVKRAVEREAPEKPVQVIPGISSLQVAASRARTPMEDTEFVTLHKSGDLADDMDRLAAAVGDRHLLVLPRPYDRMPGDIAAFLLENGADPELEALVLEKLTHDDEEIHRFGLAELAAYAGGDEKSDTPFSDLVVLAVRRPVEIE; from the coding sequence ATGAGCGACGGGTACGACCTCGAGAGCGGCCCCGATCCGGCGACGTTCGCGGCCGCCGACCCGGAACCGGATATCGACGGCTCGGCCGTCGATCCCGTCTACGCGGTCGGTGTGGGGCCGGGAAACCTCGAGTATCTCACCCCACGTGGCGAGCGAGCGATCCGAGAGGCCGACGTCGTCGTCGGGTTCTCGACCGTCGTCGAGTTCGTCGCGGATCGAACCGACGCGGAGCTGTTGACCTGTGGCTACAGCGACGAGGGAGAGACGCTCGAGACGTTCGCCGAACGGGTCGCCGCCGGCAAGTCGGGGACCGCCGTCGCGATGGGCGATCCGAACCACTCGGGATACCAGTTCGTCGGGAAGGTAAAGCGGGCCGTCGAACGCGAAGCACCCGAGAAACCGGTGCAGGTGATACCAGGTATCTCCTCGCTGCAGGTCGCCGCCAGCCGTGCTCGAACGCCGATGGAAGACACCGAGTTCGTGACGCTGCACAAGAGCGGCGACCTCGCCGACGACATGGATCGACTCGCGGCGGCCGTCGGCGACCGACACCTGCTCGTGCTCCCCCGACCGTACGACCGCATGCCCGGCGATATCGCGGCGTTTCTGCTCGAGAACGGCGCAGATCCCGAACTCGAGGCGCTGGTTCTCGAAAAACTAACTCACGATGACGAGGAAATCCATCGGTTCGGACTCGCGGAACTCGCGGCGTACGCCGGTGGCGACGAGAAATCGGATACGCCGTTTTCGGATCTGGTCGTACTCGCGGTTCGCCGACCGGTAGAGATCGAGTAG
- the yqeC gene encoding selenium cofactor biosynthesis protein YqeC encodes MTDSLVDALEAETGVTCVVGAGGKKSTLYALAARLERAIVTATVRIPPFEEQVADLAITERPLEVARSNETWPLGLVPAREGDDRYRGYGRETVDALADLEGVPILVKADGARTRWFKAPAEKEPQLPSTANTVVPIASTRVVGERLEDEHVHRPERVAAVTELEMGDRISPADVATVLASEAGGCKDVPDGATVVPLLNMADTPELAETAREIAAAIHDRRDVPRVVVTSLLEENPVVDVV; translated from the coding sequence GTGACCGATTCGCTCGTCGACGCACTCGAGGCCGAAACCGGCGTGACCTGCGTCGTCGGAGCGGGTGGGAAGAAGTCGACGCTGTACGCACTCGCAGCACGACTCGAGCGGGCGATCGTAACGGCGACGGTACGCATTCCGCCGTTCGAAGAGCAGGTCGCGGACCTCGCGATAACCGAGCGGCCACTCGAGGTCGCCCGGTCGAACGAAACGTGGCCGCTCGGTCTGGTTCCCGCTCGAGAGGGGGACGACCGGTATCGCGGCTACGGGCGGGAGACCGTCGATGCGCTCGCGGACCTCGAGGGCGTTCCGATACTCGTGAAAGCCGACGGCGCACGAACCCGCTGGTTCAAGGCCCCGGCGGAAAAGGAGCCACAGTTGCCGTCGACTGCGAATACCGTCGTTCCGATCGCGAGCACACGCGTCGTCGGCGAACGACTCGAGGACGAACACGTCCACAGGCCCGAACGAGTCGCTGCGGTCACTGAACTCGAGATGGGTGACCGAATCTCGCCGGCCGACGTCGCGACCGTGCTCGCGAGCGAGGCGGGTGGCTGCAAGGACGTTCCCGACGGTGCGACGGTCGTCCCGCTGCTCAACATGGCGGATACGCCAGAACTCGCGGAAACCGCTCGAGAGATCGCCGCCGCAATACACGATCGACGCGACGTCCCGCGAGTAGTCGTGACCAGTCTGCTCGAGGAGAACCCAGTCGTCGACGTCGTCTGA
- a CDS encoding precorrin-8X methylmutase: MTDSEYEDEYADLGATTQEAMDIAETSIDIVRQFVPDETLADRVRQKSVHSMGDIEFQHMIRFTGEDEIGDDEDAPVRAGARAVLEEANVVTDITMAQAGITGRGHDCEKHKAIGHGSELANETGMTRTAAGVLELDKEGVYDGSIATIGNAPTAAFALADCIENGTRPAVVVATPVGFVKAEESRQRIREISDEYGVPAITNVGRRGGSGLAAALTNELIHVAKDVRTDALDLEQTADARASTEDR; encoded by the coding sequence ATGACTGACAGCGAATACGAAGACGAGTACGCGGATCTGGGCGCAACGACACAGGAAGCGATGGACATCGCCGAGACGAGCATCGACATCGTCCGGCAGTTCGTCCCCGACGAGACGCTCGCCGATCGAGTCCGTCAGAAGTCGGTTCACTCGATGGGCGACATCGAGTTCCAGCACATGATACGGTTTACCGGCGAAGACGAAATCGGCGACGACGAGGACGCTCCCGTCCGGGCGGGCGCTCGAGCGGTCCTCGAGGAGGCGAACGTGGTCACGGACATCACGATGGCCCAGGCCGGCATCACGGGCCGCGGGCACGACTGCGAGAAACACAAGGCGATCGGCCACGGGTCCGAGTTGGCGAACGAGACGGGGATGACCCGGACCGCCGCTGGCGTGCTCGAACTCGACAAAGAAGGCGTCTACGACGGATCGATAGCGACGATCGGCAACGCGCCGACGGCCGCGTTCGCGCTGGCCGACTGTATCGAGAACGGAACCCGTCCGGCAGTCGTCGTCGCGACCCCCGTCGGGTTCGTCAAAGCCGAAGAGAGTCGACAGCGCATCCGCGAGATCAGCGACGAGTACGGTGTCCCGGCGATCACGAACGTCGGCCGACGTGGCGGAAGCGGACTCGCCGCCGCGCTGACGAACGAACTGATCCACGTCGCCAAAGACGTTCGAACGGATGCGCTCGACCTCGAGCAGACGGCCGACGCTCGAGCGAGCACGGAGGATCGATGA
- a CDS encoding ParA family protein: protein MRGITVTLQKGGVGKTTVAINLAERLAARGHDVLLVDVDPQGSATEGVGCGDAYTGDTHLGQVFDPSDPTTPGDVVRSTGTELSFDLVPSHASLDRLAAEIQATENGEAQLYRKLVRPLADRYDWIVLDSPPTIGPLSNSAIVATRQAVVPLQLSKPSADALTRTVTNQLFALNDRLPEREPIEILAIVPNRVSGDNEEKRVLEALEDSQFEPYLPAFARSSLLQDADSPGPGIRERVAFRRAYRSGVPLASYDPDVDMLDRLDSLTNKIEEKGREIA, encoded by the coding sequence ATGAGGGGAATTACAGTTACGTTGCAGAAGGGGGGAGTCGGGAAGACGACCGTCGCCATCAACCTGGCCGAACGGCTCGCGGCCCGAGGACACGACGTCCTGCTGGTCGACGTCGACCCGCAGGGAAGCGCGACCGAGGGCGTCGGCTGTGGCGATGCCTACACCGGTGATACCCACCTGGGGCAGGTCTTCGATCCGTCCGATCCGACGACGCCCGGCGACGTGGTCCGATCCACCGGAACCGAACTGTCGTTCGATCTCGTCCCGTCGCACGCGTCGCTCGACCGACTCGCGGCGGAGATCCAGGCCACCGAAAACGGCGAGGCACAGCTCTATCGAAAGCTCGTTCGCCCGCTTGCCGACCGGTACGACTGGATCGTCCTCGACTCGCCGCCGACGATCGGACCGCTCTCGAACTCGGCCATCGTCGCGACGCGACAGGCAGTCGTCCCGCTGCAGCTATCGAAACCGAGCGCCGACGCACTGACGCGGACGGTCACGAACCAGCTATTCGCGCTCAACGACCGGCTGCCGGAACGGGAACCGATCGAAATTCTCGCGATCGTTCCGAACCGCGTCAGCGGGGACAACGAGGAAAAGCGCGTCCTCGAGGCACTCGAAGACAGCCAGTTCGAGCCGTACCTGCCGGCGTTCGCCCGCTCGAGCCTGCTCCAGGACGCGGACTCGCCCGGTCCGGGAATCCGCGAACGAGTGGCGTTTCGCCGGGCGTACCGCAGCGGCGTCCCGCTCGCGTCCTACGATCCGGACGTCGACATGCTCGACCGACTCGACTCGCTCACGAACAAGATCGAAGAGAAGGGACGGGAGATCGCCTGA
- a CDS encoding HalOD1 output domain-containing protein encodes MDRGKRPSQMVVEEVAAAEEIEPVALDRPLYETIDPDALDNLLESATRGTAVTFTYCGYAIRIDESGTVSLSSTDRDGGPQHGTYND; translated from the coding sequence ATGGATCGGGGCAAGCGGCCGAGTCAGATGGTCGTCGAAGAGGTAGCTGCAGCCGAGGAGATCGAACCGGTAGCGCTGGATCGACCGCTGTACGAGACGATCGATCCCGACGCACTCGACAACCTACTCGAGTCGGCTACTCGAGGGACGGCGGTTACCTTTACGTACTGTGGGTACGCGATCCGTATCGACGAATCCGGCACCGTCTCACTCTCTTCTACCGACCGGGACGGTGGACCCCAGCACGGAACGTACAACGACTGA